DNA from Dehalobacter sp.:
GATTTATAGGGATTGCAATTTATTATGTTTCAACTGTTGGATTTGAAATGTTATCTGTGAGTAAACAATATTATTCCACGGACTCAATAGAGTCTCAACAGCAACTGCTGTCGGTTGGGCACGCGTTAATAGCAAGATATAAAGGTACGGCATTCGATGTTTATTATGTTTTGAATGCCATTACTCTCCTTATGATTTCCACGACAATGTATAAATCAAAGGATTTTGGGAAATCTACTGCTACATGGGGATTGATTGCCGGGATTTTTATGTTAATCCCATCCACAGCAGGAACATTAGGATTGATTTTTTCGTTACTATCACTGATTCCCTGGATAGTTTTTTCTGTCCTGATAGGGAGAAGACTAATACAAAGGGCTGCAGTTCCCGTATCGTAGTTGCTCCCCGCAGGATACGGATACGCTTCGGATTCCCCGCACGGTGCATAGCTGCGACTGTTAGCAGCAACAGTAAGAAAGTGACTCTCACACATAAATCTGACAAGCTGATGACAAAAAGTAAATTAATAGAGATGAATAATGTCGGTATCGTTGTTGAGTCGTTAGACCATGCTATTTCCTTTTTCACAGAAATAGGACTGATACTCGAGGGACGATCGATGGTTGAAGGTGAATGGCCAGGACGGGTAACAGGACTGGGAAATCAGTCGGTGGAAGTGGCGATGATGATTACTCCGGACGGACACAGCCGGCTTGAACTCTCGCAGTTTCTAAGCCCACAGACGATAGCGGACCACAGGACT
Protein-coding regions in this window:
- a CDS encoding VOC family protein, whose amino-acid sequence is MTKSKLIEMNNVGIVVESLDHAISFFTEIGLILEGRSMVEGEWPGRVTGLGNQSVEVAMMITPDGHSRLELSQFLSPQTIADHRTAPVNSLGYLRVMFRVDNLDELLPRLVKHGAEVVGEVVNFENIYRLCYIRGVEGLLIGLAQQLGDQTVADILDKTGQ